ctcagaAACTCACCCAACAACTCTTTCACTCAATTTCTGCGAGTTACTGTCCCCTTCGTTAAACAACTTCACACtcagtattaattaattttttttacatatccaCGCTGTATTTCAGTTTCGAAAAAAGTATTGCCccaaaaacacaaaagagaCAATTTAGAcacagagagaaagagaataatTACTTGGGTGGATGGAGTTGTTTGTTTCATTCTATGAACCATATCCGATTCGATCCTAGTGGGAACTGACTCACTCCTTTCTCTCCCTCCctctaaatatatatttctgaCAACCCAAAGTCAAACAAAGAAAAGCAACTGAACTAGAAATAGATTGATTGTTTCATGATAAAAAGGCCTCATGCCTTGTCTCCCTTTTGATCAAGCGTGacaaacttgtttttttttttattattgtaaatcAAAAAgttccctttctttttgttatataataatttggaaaaaaaaaaaactaaaaggcaTTTTTATTtgcatctttctttctttctctggtGAGTGGTGAGGGCAAGATCACAGAATTGGTGTGAGAGAGATGGGTTCGTTCGTGAAGCTTTCAAGGAGGGCCTTGGAAACTGAGATGCCCGTTATGGTTCAGGTACTCTCACTACTCACTCTCATgcaatttctttcttcattggAATTTGATCCCTTCCAATGAGTCTTTGTTTTGGATTAATGATGTTTGGTTTGCTTTTAgaataacatgtttttttttataaccaaGGTTGTtggtgtctgtgtgtgtgtttgcAGATGCAGGAATTGCTCCGAGGAGCTAAGAATGCCGTGTCTTTGGcccaggttttttttttgtctctccaATGCtactttatatttattaatcaaaCCCCTTGGCGATTTTTGCGAGGCACTGAAAGGAGGATATGGTGTTTCCAATGTCTGATTATAAATTAGTATACTTTGCTTGCTTGGGATTTAGAAATTTGAAcactttattttctatttttcaacaATTAGGACGTGCCTGCCTTGGTGTGGGCTTAGATTTCTTTGATTTGTATGATCTAGCTTACATTTAGGATTGTGTGCTAAAGTGAAAGCTACATGGTTTTGATGATGGGTCTGATTTTGGCTCATGTTTCTGCACCCtttgtaatgatttttttaaattatctactGTAGGGGGTGGTTTATTGGCAGCCTCCCAAGCAAGCATTGGAAAAAGTGAAAGAACTTGTATCTGAGCCTTTAATTAGTCGTTATGGTAACGATGAAGGTATTCCTGAACTCAGAGCAGCATTAGTCAAAAAGGTAAATGGTATAATTTCTTCTTACAATATGCATTATGTACTAGTGTGAATTTGGAAACTCTAGTTATCTGTTTGAAGTTCTTCATTTGAACACAGCTTGGCACTGCAGTTATTTTTGCATATATAAGGAGAAACTAATTTAAATTGATCATTAATTAGCTCAGCTAAGTTAATAAACCTACTAGTGTCTAGTATAGTCTGTGGTCTCTTGGCTTTATCCAATTGCTTTATGTTGGTTTGGTATTTGGTGAACTTACATATGGATTCAAATGAACTTGATTCTCTTATAACTTAATTGTTTTGGATGAGTCAGGATAATATTTTAGATCACAAATGTTATATGGCTATGACCAAGTCTCTTTATTTTACATTAGCTAATTTTTATAGATCTGTATAGATATCTGTTTTTTTCCTTCATCGGTCAAAATTCTTGGACATGCATTGTTTTTACTTTCCATAATCACATGATGTTACTTATAGCTGTAATCCATCCAGGTCTCGCCCTCCACCTATGTTTTGGATGttgctttattttaaaaataaataaaaactagaaaTTAATTGCTTTTATATTAGGCCTTTTGTATGCAATTGCTCTGTGATAAACTATTTTGCTCTATGAAATTTGGATCTCGGTAGCCAATGAATTAACTTATTTGCTTTTATCATGTTCATGTAGTTGCGTGATGAAAATAATTTGCACAAATCTTCAGTAATGGTTACATCAGGTGCCAATCAGGTGAGGTTAACAATAATAATCGACcatgtaatttttgttttatgttcatTGTTTTGTGTTATATCCTCGAAAAGATAACTGTTTCTGAAAAGGTGAAGTGTATCAGCATTTCGGCTTCCATTTGACTTCTTTATGTTTACCCATTAAAATTATAGCCTTTCGTGCTTGCTTATGTTAAATCTTATCTATAACCATCATAGTGTTGTCACTTCTCCTTCCTGTAACTCAGCATTTGAAAGGACAAGTATCTGATAGAAATAGCATGGTTTGTAACTGTGGAGACAGTAACTTTTAGAATTGACTGAATTAGCTCAacagtttataatttttatgctaCTTTGATCTCTTTCTGAGTTTgagctttcaagtttcaacagtATTATTGTGCTCATCTCTAAACATCTGTGGTAACTTGTTTTTTCCTACAAATACAGGCATTTGTGAATCTAGTTCTTACTCTCTGTGATCCGGGTGATTCCGTGGTTATGTTTGCTCCGTACTACTTCAATGCCTACATGTCCTTCCAGATGACTGGCGTTACCAATATTCTAGTTGGTCCTGGTAGCTCAGACACACTCCATCCTGATGCAGGTAAAAAGTTGCATGATCTGGTTACTGTAATCCATTTTTTACTGGCATGGACTAGAGAAGCAAAGGCAATCTTTGGTTGCTAAGAGCATCTTTTTTCCTCCATCCAGGGGGTTCacatattggttaaatgttggatgGATTGGGTCTGTATACATGTAAACCTTTCCTCTTTTCAGAAGGTATATTGGGATGCTATAAATTTATGCATGTCCAATCAGATTGTTTTATGATATTGGATTAAGTTGTAAGTTGCATTGTGTAACAAGTCATAATCATGTTGATTATTTAACTGaatttttggtttcttgttcttgttaatGATTGACTGTTGATTAGGCTACTCCATCTGTAATTTCACTTAATGCTATGTCCAAAAATTGCTCGTACTGATGAACAACTATCTACTCAATGTTGTCCCTTATACTCTCTCCGGTCTTcaatataagcaaaaaaaaccTTATGTTTTGGTCTCAAACATAAGCAAATCTTAACTAACTTACCTTATTTAATGAGACCATTCTTAAAATGCCCTTTATTTAATTGAGGTTTTGTTTCCAATGACACTCTTTTATTCTTGATATCAAGTTCCAAGGAAGGATAATTTATGAAAAGGGTTTatcttttaaatgaaattggtataattaaattattctaaccaactttaattagttatttttttgcttatattcgAGACCAAAAGGAGTATATACATAACAAGAATCTTAGAAGGCTGATTGATCTCTGTTGGACGTTTACCATCCATGTTCACAGTTTCTTCTGATgttgaatttctatttttagGCCATTTATCAGAATTGTATTGATTTTCAGATTGGTTGGAAAGAATATTATCAGAAACTAAACCACCTCCAAAGCTTGTTACTGTTGTAAATCCAGGCAATCCATCTGGAACTTACATTCCAGAGCCCCTTCTAaaggtctctctctctctctctttctctctctctctcccactGAAATTATCAACAGCTAGTATGATTTTAGAACTTCTTGGGTGGCCACCAGATAATATTCCCAAAGAATATGCTGATTGACCATAACAGTagcagtagttttttttttttttttttataaaaaaaattataaaatttctgagtattttctcttatttgatCAGAGGATTTCAGATCTCTGCAAGAATGCTGGCTCTTGGCTTGTTGTTGATAATACATACGAGTAAGACTTTTAACTTGCTATgctaatagaaaaaatatattattctttaattatgaaaagaaacaaaaacaaattttttagtcTGTTTCAATTATATTGTGGTCTCCACTGGTGTACAATATCCTTATGAGATCCTACTAGTAATCTTCACTAAGACTACCTATTTCTCAGCTGCAAGTTGTTCATATTTCAAACATTgtatttaaacaaattaatttttgtgcAGGTATTTTATGTATGATGGCCTGAAACACTCTTGTGTTGAGGGAAATCatattgttaatgttttctcattCTCAAAAGCATTTGGAATGATGGGATGGCGGGTTGGATATGTAAGTGCCGCCTGTTGTCTTTATTTAGTTTCATCGGCAGGAGAGAGAAACATCATACTTTATAGTTTAGATGACCATCTTTAGTGAAACAACGGATTTATCAATCAGGTTGTACAGCCATTGGAGCTTATAGATGGTAGTGATGTCCTGTTGGAGTTTTGGTATTGATATTCTTTGAAGTGATTTTACTTGTATATTTTAACTGTTAAATCAATGCGACAAAATATGCAAAGTCCTATATTTCCACAACTTTAGAAGCCAAGTATTATCCTAGTGTGGAGACAAAAAATCACAGATTCTATTCAGTATCATACAGTAAGCAAATCAGTCAAGAATTCTGATAATGTTTTTATTAGGAATGTTTCCCCCCtccccaagaaaaaaaaaaatcccttttcTTTCCCAGTATCCCTTTTCTTCTCTGCAACATAGTAGTTATATTTTCAGTTGCAAACTTCGTAACTAGTGTTAAAAGATGAGCACTGCCTAGTCTGTCCTAATACCTGATTATTGCAGATAGCATATCCCTCTGAAGTAAAAGACTTTGCTGAACAACTTCTCAAAGTTCAAGACAACATTCCCATCTGTGCTTCAATATTATCACAGTATCTTGCCCTGTATTCATTGGAAGTGGGGCCTCAATGGGTTGTAGATCAGGTAAAAACTCTTGAAAAGAACAGAGAAATTGTTTTAGAAGCCCTCTCTCCTCTTGGAGAGGGTTCTGTGAAAGGAGGAGAAGGTGCTATATACCTGTGGGCAAAGCTCCCACACGGAAACGCTCACGATGATTTTGATGTTGTTCGCTGGCTAGCTAACAAGCATGGGGTTGCAGTAATCCCAGGAAAAGCTTGTGGTTGTCCCGGCAATCTTAGAATTTCATTTGGAGGCTTGACGGAGAATGATTGCAGAGCTGCCGCAGAAAGACTGAAGAAAGGCTTAGAAGAATTGGTTAGAGACGGACTGCGGGAGTAACTGAAACTTAATTATAGAACATTCCCTTCCCAAACCTCCAttggggaaaaaaaataatagatatcaATAGAAACAAATTTCACTTGTCAATGTAGCAAGTTTGCAGCTTTTGCATTTGAATAAATGGAGGATTTACTTTCTACCCAGAtagcaaatttttattattttcattttgataaatttcaaaatattggcTCCAAATAGATGCATGCACTTCTTTCATAGAAATTTATCTGATTTATCCAACTATCATAAAATCTGGCCGAACTAGCAGGAAGGAGCCTTCTTGTTTCTGAAAGcttcaataatatttatttcatcCATTGATAACATGAGTTACTGCAGAGTGGTCGTGGTAGATTTATGGTGCAAACTTATTACATCTCAAGGTGTCTCCATTTTATTAATTAGTCATCTTTATACGTGATTATACTCTCGGTAATGGGTCAATCTAGATCTTTTATTTTCCGTTTTCTTTTGCtactgtcatatatatatatatatatatagagagagagagagagagagagagtttatGGACACATTggttttctttcatttaatatGAAGCTATACTATTAGATGTGACACATATAATGTAGATGCAATAGTAATTAAAATTTCTCCTTAGAGACACTTCCGTTCTCCTTTATCTCTCTTGTTTTAGTATGATTAATTTCCTCTGTTTCCTATGCAAACAACAAACAATTTCCATCATTGATCATTGGTAGTTGTAACTGGTTGTTTGTTGTGACTTCGGTATGAGAAGCAAGTCCCAGTGAGTTCTTTAAGCAACCTCATCATgttgaaacttttttttgttgtatcCTCTATACTTACTCAAACTACACTGgatactaaataaataaagattcaAATCATGACTGATCGGTTgtgaaaagtgaaaactaaCCTTTCACCTGTCCTTGAGCtaacaatttatcatataaCAATAGGTATTTTTCTTATATCTCATTATAGTCGTGAATCGTGATAGCTTAAGAATATAAAAGGCTGTTAAAACAACCTGGAAAAACATAATTCTTATATAaatctttaagaaaaaatttagcTTTAAACTGTAACTTGGGTTTTTTTGACGCACAAGAATGATATGATAAAAATGACCAAAGTCAGCATCCCAAATAAAACaggtaagttaaaaaaaagagggaaagtaagtattaatttattattaatgatattaattaagAGTGAAGAAAAAGAGTTGGTGGAAGGTGGCGTTGGAATTAGACAATTGTTGAgattaattcaaaaattataaactgtatgataaaaattataaattgttgtttgggccattaattttaaattaattcgtaaaatatatttttgaaaaaaaaaatttaaaaaaaacttatggatTAGGCTCATACGGATCCGTATCCCTTTTACAAAAGGGCAAAATGGGAAAATCACAAAATGACTGGGTGTACCAGCAATTTTGCTGGGTGCAGGTAGCAATGCCAATACAAAGTTAGTTGCGGGGCCCAATCCATTTCGTTAGCAGGAGCAGGCAAGAACTCCAAAGAAAGATGAGGTATGATGTGTACCAAGGTCCTGATGCTGAGTTGGCGGAAATGCTAGAAAGGGATGGATGTGTTAGAAACGTCCCCTGGTGTCAGATGGGATGATGTTGCAGGCCTCACTGAAGCCAAAACCCTTATGGATTTACTTTAACAACTTCTACGCATAGTATACAATGTTTTACACTCATCAAATATCAAAGCATATGCTATTTACTCTATTGTTATAAGCAAGGCTTTTTAAAATATGGGTCACGTTTTCTCATGTTTATTCATATGCCGGGAAAGCCCAAACAAATGTGACCGGCCATGACTGTGATCACACCCACTTGATAAACCTTGACATTGTGCCCAAAACCTTGATTATAGCCTTATGGGATTTTTTCCCCCCAACTAAAGTGTCGTCTCCACAGGAGTATTAtacatatgaaaattaattagttattgaaAAATGTTACACAATATGAAATGGTATCTGAAGAATTCTGTATACAGAGTATCCACCAGTGAACTCTgtcaaatacttttttttattattatttatttatgttttcgtGTAACATTGCTTCGTACCATACAACATTGCTCTTAATTGTTTAATATTCACCACCTGTTAATAACTACTGATTTTCATTTATAATGTTTATTTCGTTATCATCGCAAGTAATATGCTGAACTAATTAACcgcatttattttcttattgcaACTGCTTGTGAAATTGTTGTGACAACATGAAGTTCATTCGCACAGTGAATAATGGAGTTCATTGAGAACATTGTAATTGTATGTGTTAATGCTGCAGGGAATAAGGAGACCCTGGAAAGGTGTTATCGTGTTCGGACCTCCAGGAACTGGGAAGACGCTTCTTGCTAAAGGAGTTGCTACTGAATGTGGTACCACTTTCTTTAACGTTTCTTCTGCTACTTTGGCTTCTAAATGGCGTTGAGAGAGCGAGCGCATGGTTCGGTGCTTGTTTGATCTTGCAAGAGCATATGCCCCCAGTACAattttcattgatgaaattgatTCTCTATGCAATGCTAGGGGGTAAGTCAATCTTCTTCTTAATGAAATGGGAATAATGTTTATCAACTGTCACGAAAGAATGAACCATGATTCAGTTGAGTTCTTTTTTTCAACAGGGCTTCTGGGGAGCATGAATCATCCAGAAGGGTCAAGTCTGAACTTCTAGTTCAGGTTGATGGTGTAAATAATAGTTCCACAAATGAAGATGGTACCCGTAAAATAGTAATGGATTTAGCAGCCACTAACTGTCCATGGGACATAGATGAGGCACTGAGGTCTAGCTATCTTCTTTTTTGCATCGATCCTTTTCTTACTTTTGTGAATGTtgagttatatatttttgtctgAAGTCCTATATTGTGCTAGTCACCACTAGTTGATTCAATTTGATGTTTAATGCAAAGCAGGAGAAGGTTGGAAAAGCGTATATACATTCCTCTTCCAAATTTTGAGAGTCGAAAAGAGCTGATCCGTATCAATTTGAGGACTGTAGAGGCAAGTTAGgatgtgatttttagtatgaataataaaatgatttatgttATCTTGAGTAGAATTCAAGCATATATAGTTTACCATAAACAAAATGGATGAAATTGAGTGTTTAAGAAGACATGCAATAAGTGTATAGTGTTGCACCATGCAGGTGGCCCCTGATGTGAACATAGATGAAGTGGCTCGACGGACAGAGGGGTATAGTGGAGATGACTTGACAGATGTATGCCGTGATGCTTCCATGAATGGTATGAGGCGTAAGAAAGTCCAACCAAGTGTTTCTCTGGCTGACATTGAACGCCATGAGAAGTGGTTTGCCGAATTTGGATCAGCATAAAATGGAATTTGATTTTCCCCACTTATGTTTAGTTTCTCAACTCATGCTTGTTGATTACATTTTTCTACtagggaaaaaaaatgatgggTGCTTGATGCGTATTGTATAGTTTTTAGGTTTTGGACGGGTCTTcaattgtttgttttgtgtatcatttatgaattatgaaataTAATGTCATACtaaatcaaaatcattaatggttattttttgttttaaactataaatcatcatttatatgatttttaagataattattataaaagttaataaacttatttaaattatgattaaatgatggtgtaaaattatttttttattatacattatttttattttcttatctttattagATGATAACGTAAAAAATTTCTTGTCGTTAGTGTTTAATCGAGCTTTTCATCGAAGTACAATGAGAAGTGAGAACCATCACAATTGTCAAGGGTCTTCAATCACATATATAAATGTATAGTTGCACTCTGACATATATTATCATGGTTTATGGAAGGAAAAACATACGCAAGAATAGAGAGGCTGAACCATGAAGTCATTGGGGATCATTAGAATTGTAATGGGTTTTCTTCTGTTAGTTTTTTTGTCATCAACTGTCATGGGTCTTCGATAGATCAATGATTCACTTCAAATGTAATGACATATCAAGATACAGTGCTATAGAGAAGTAGAAGCCTAACTTACAAGACCCAaattcatggttttttttttctcaaacaagAGAGGATGACCTGATTAACATGTACCTGTTTGTAAATAACTACTCAACCCACATTTGGAGAAAACACAATTTGTTATAAGACAAAAATTAGGCATGCAAATAgttagtttaaaataaatgaatttaccaaaaaatatacttaagtaatttgtttaaaaaatattttaaaaagataacttaTGCATACTGAGGTGAGTGTTTACCATAATAATAGGATGGAAGGAATAAATATGGATCATATTACTctataagattaaaaattatttaataatcatgtaattatttaaaaagttacgCTTTTGTGATTTAAAGTCTGTTCAAGTTGTTttagaaacattttttaataaaataatcaatttttattatatatatatatatatatatatatactatattttatataataataataataatttcatgcattttttAAGAAGCAAGTCTGGTCCACTTAACAATTTTTTCAGAATCACTTTTTGTAAGTTTGACAAACTATTAATTGTAAGTTTGTAACCATTCATGTATAGtcccctaaaaaaaatcattcagctCTTCTTACTTGAAATGCCTCATATAgattaagaataataataaacaagttAGCATACACTCAAAAATCattatattgatataatttattttggaa
The nucleotide sequence above comes from Glycine soja cultivar W05 chromosome 11, ASM419377v2, whole genome shotgun sequence. Encoded proteins:
- the LOC114376424 gene encoding aromatic aminotransferase ISS1-like translates to MGSFVKLSRRALETEMPVMVQMQELLRGAKNAVSLAQGVVYWQPPKQALEKVKELVSEPLISRYGNDEGIPELRAALVKKLRDENNLHKSSVMVTSGANQAFVNLVLTLCDPGDSVVMFAPYYFNAYMSFQMTGVTNILVGPGSSDTLHPDADWLERILSETKPPPKLVTVVNPGNPSGTYIPEPLLKRISDLCKNAGSWLVVDNTYEYFMYDGLKHSCVEGNHIVNVFSFSKAFGMMGWRVGYIAYPSEVKDFAEQLLKVQDNIPICASILSQYLALYSLEVGPQWVVDQVKTLEKNREIVLEALSPLGEGSVKGGEGAIYLWAKLPHGNAHDDFDVVRWLANKHGVAVIPGKACGCPGNLRISFGGLTENDCRAAAERLKKGLEELVRDGLRE